Proteins encoded within one genomic window of Formosa agariphila KMM 3901:
- a CDS encoding thioredoxin domain-containing protein — protein sequence MKNIFISILISFILFNCSKRKDLNRENFTYTNDLIEESSPYLLQHAHNPVNWKPWNEKTLELAKKENKLIILSIGYSACHWCHVMEKESFENDSIAAVMNKNFINIKVDREERPDVDKVYMQAVQLLTGSGGWPLNCITLPDGRPIYGGTYFEKHEWLKIITEISNLYKESPEKISAYAEELTKGIKSSELIHIKKKNNEFKPKFISEAVNSWKPQLDSINGGQLGNIKFPMPINLDFLWKFGVQNNEESVKNHVTNTLTKMAKGGIYDQIGGGFSRYATDEIWHIPHFEKMLYDNAQLVSIYSNVYAVTKDELYKQTVQQTLNFLERECLDETGAFYSAIDADSKNNEGNLEEGAFYVWNQEELKTILGTDFNLFKSYYDISDSGLWKNELYVLKRNQFSVSEISKNNDISEVDFNVKINKWKSILLKARNKRALPRFDHKILTSWNALTINAYLDAYRVFRDPHYLEIARKTANFIITKQLRTDGGLNHVYTNGTSSIDGYAEDYAATIEAFINLYQVTLDETWLDKAVKLINYTITHFYDKENKLFYYTSNNSTPLITRTKESTDGVIPSSNAMLASSLFKLSLYYFNENYSNKAKDMMHIMQDHMLESPSSYSKWLSLLMDYSNPFYEVVLSGDNAIALVTELNGYYLPNIIVGGATSESSLPLMENKFNKNETYIYVCTKGNCKLPQTKVSEALKSISKK from the coding sequence GTGAAAAACATTTTCATCTCAATACTTATCTCTTTTATTTTATTTAATTGTAGTAAAAGGAAAGATTTAAATAGGGAAAACTTTACATATACAAATGATTTAATTGAAGAAAGTAGCCCATACCTTCTTCAGCATGCTCATAATCCTGTAAATTGGAAACCATGGAATGAAAAAACACTGGAACTTGCTAAAAAAGAGAATAAATTAATCATTTTATCCATAGGCTATTCAGCGTGTCACTGGTGCCATGTTATGGAAAAAGAAAGCTTTGAAAATGATTCTATTGCGGCAGTTATGAACAAAAATTTCATCAATATAAAGGTTGACAGAGAAGAACGACCTGACGTCGACAAGGTATATATGCAAGCGGTACAATTATTAACTGGAAGTGGAGGTTGGCCTTTAAATTGCATTACTCTGCCAGATGGTAGACCTATTTATGGAGGTACTTATTTTGAAAAACATGAATGGTTGAAAATTATTACCGAAATTTCAAACCTCTATAAAGAGTCTCCAGAAAAAATTTCAGCTTATGCAGAAGAGCTAACTAAAGGCATTAAATCTTCTGAATTAATCCATATAAAGAAAAAAAACAACGAATTTAAACCCAAATTTATATCGGAAGCTGTTAATTCATGGAAGCCTCAATTAGACTCTATTAATGGAGGTCAATTGGGTAATATAAAATTCCCTATGCCAATAAATCTCGATTTCCTTTGGAAATTTGGTGTTCAAAATAATGAGGAATCTGTTAAGAACCATGTAACAAACACACTTACAAAAATGGCTAAAGGTGGCATTTATGACCAAATAGGTGGTGGATTCTCTAGATATGCTACGGATGAGATTTGGCATATCCCTCATTTTGAAAAAATGCTATATGATAATGCACAATTAGTAAGCATATATTCCAATGTATATGCTGTCACTAAAGATGAATTATATAAGCAAACTGTACAGCAAACACTTAACTTTTTAGAACGAGAATGTTTAGATGAAACAGGAGCATTTTATTCGGCAATTGATGCCGATAGTAAAAATAATGAAGGCAATTTAGAAGAAGGAGCATTTTATGTTTGGAATCAAGAGGAATTAAAAACAATTTTGGGGACTGATTTTAATTTATTCAAATCATATTATGATATTAGCGATTCAGGTTTGTGGAAAAATGAGTTATATGTTCTGAAACGAAACCAATTTTCCGTTTCTGAAATTTCTAAAAACAACGATATCAGTGAAGTTGATTTCAATGTTAAAATAAACAAATGGAAATCTATTTTATTAAAAGCAAGAAATAAGCGTGCACTTCCACGATTCGACCACAAAATCTTAACATCCTGGAATGCTTTAACCATAAATGCATATCTTGATGCATATCGTGTATTCAGAGATCCGCATTATTTGGAAATTGCAAGAAAAACTGCAAATTTTATTATTACTAAACAACTACGAACAGATGGAGGATTAAACCATGTATACACGAACGGAACAAGTTCTATAGATGGTTATGCTGAAGATTACGCAGCAACTATAGAAGCTTTTATTAATTTATATCAAGTCACTTTAGACGAAACATGGTTAGATAAAGCCGTGAAATTAATAAACTATACGATAACTCATTTTTATGATAAAGAAAATAAGTTATTTTATTACACCTCCAATAATTCTACACCATTAATAACACGAACTAAAGAATCAACTGATGGTGTAATTCCATCTTCTAACGCAATGTTAGCTAGTTCATTATTTAAATTAAGTTTATATTATTTCAATGAAAATTATAGTAATAAAGCAAAGGACATGATGCATATTATGCAAGATCATATGCTTGAATCTCCTTCTAGTTATAGTAAATGGTTAAGTTTATTGATGGATTACAGTAATCCATTTTATGAAGTAGTCCTTAGTGGTGATAATGCGATAGCACTTGTAACCGAATTAAATGGCTATTATCTGCCAAATATTATTGTGGGAGGGGCAACTTCAGAAAGTAGTTTACCCTTAATGGAAAACAAGTTTAACAAAAATGAAACTTACATATATGTCTGCACAAAAGGCAACTGTAAATTACCTCAAACAAAGGTTAGTGAAGCTTTAAAAAGTATTTCAAAAAAGTAG
- a CDS encoding sulfatase-like hydrolase/transferase has protein sequence MKSSQLYTLLIVLMFFSCNQNKKTTLAHTEIVKVNQPNIIFIYADDWGYGDLGIHGSTFCKTPNLDKMAAEGIDFQNFSVVNPVCSPSRVAVMTGQFPARQSVHGHFASVVSHMERGMPDWLDPKAPSLPRMLKEAGYATAHFGKWHLSNTHVSDAPSPLEYGYDEYGAFNLPSSLHQMQADSTLYKTIDFIKRNKEKPFFVNAWIHATHTPHYPKEKFLKQFAYLNEQEQVYAAVVAEYDARIGALLETIKSLGIDENTLVIFSSDNGPEITGEQKIADDNSTGPGFGTYYSVGETNGLKGQKRSLFAGGVRIPFIVRWPGTVPAGIVNNTTELATVDLLPTFLELANETLPDGYQSDGESIVSLIKGALYNREKPIYWDWRFSNNSPYFWPSSGIQEANWKLLTNAELGRTELYNINTDWAEHIDVSQDYPEKVTDLLHKIKVFEAGLPTTPTENGFSKERIIIGK, from the coding sequence ATGAAATCCAGCCAACTTTATACATTACTTATAGTCTTGATGTTTTTTTCTTGTAATCAAAACAAAAAAACAACATTAGCACATACCGAAATAGTTAAAGTAAATCAACCTAATATTATTTTCATTTATGCAGATGATTGGGGGTATGGAGATTTGGGTATTCACGGGAGTACATTTTGTAAAACTCCAAACCTTGATAAGATGGCAGCTGAAGGCATAGATTTTCAAAATTTTTCTGTGGTTAACCCTGTCTGTTCACCAAGTAGAGTTGCCGTAATGACTGGTCAGTTTCCTGCGCGTCAAAGTGTTCATGGTCATTTTGCATCTGTAGTCTCACATATGGAAAGAGGTATGCCTGATTGGTTAGACCCTAAAGCGCCATCTTTACCGCGAATGCTAAAAGAAGCAGGTTATGCTACCGCTCACTTTGGTAAATGGCATCTTTCTAATACTCATGTTTCAGATGCGCCATCGCCATTGGAGTATGGATATGATGAATATGGGGCATTTAATTTACCAAGTAGTCTGCATCAAATGCAAGCAGATTCCACGTTATATAAAACAATCGATTTTATTAAACGTAATAAGGAGAAACCCTTTTTTGTGAATGCTTGGATTCACGCGACACATACACCACATTATCCAAAAGAAAAATTTCTAAAACAATTTGCATATTTAAATGAACAAGAACAAGTTTATGCTGCTGTAGTTGCAGAATATGATGCGCGTATAGGAGCATTATTGGAAACGATAAAAAGCTTAGGTATAGATGAGAATACCTTAGTCATATTTTCATCGGATAATGGACCAGAAATTACAGGTGAGCAAAAAATTGCAGATGATAATTCTACCGGCCCAGGTTTTGGAACTTATTATTCGGTTGGAGAAACCAATGGATTAAAAGGACAAAAACGATCTTTGTTTGCAGGCGGTGTTCGTATTCCATTTATTGTAAGATGGCCAGGAACTGTTCCTGCAGGAATAGTAAATAATACCACTGAATTGGCTACCGTAGATTTACTACCCACGTTTTTAGAATTGGCAAATGAAACTTTACCAGATGGCTACCAGTCTGACGGTGAAAGCATTGTAAGCCTTATAAAAGGAGCACTTTATAATCGTGAGAAACCCATTTATTGGGATTGGCGTTTTTCAAATAATAGTCCATATTTCTGGCCAAGTTCTGGAATTCAAGAGGCTAATTGGAAACTTCTAACTAATGCTGAATTAGGTCGAACGGAATTGTATAATATCAATACAGATTGGGCTGAACACATAGATGTGTCTCAAGATTATCCTGAAAAAGTAACCGATTTACTTCATAAAATTAAAGTGTTTGAAGCGGGATTGCCTACAACACCGACGGAAAATGGCTTTTCAAAAGAAAGAATAATTATAGGTAAATAA
- a CDS encoding arylsulfatase — protein sequence MNKRIIIVFVVWLGVITTSFSQLKKETKIEGKSKPNVIIVITDDQGYGDLGSTGNPIVKTPNIDAFYEESIRLTDFHVAPTCAPSRSGLMTGRYANRVGVWHTIGGVSILRENEITMAQIFQDNGYDTAMFGKWHLGDTYPARPQDKGFKYTLIHGGGGVGQTPDYWGNDYFDDTYFENGIPKTFEGYCTDIWFDEAIKFIEKSKDAPFFCYISLNAPHLPFNVPESYYNQYKDADIPEFQKIFYGMITNVDDNFAKLQKTLKDLKIKDNTILIFMTDNGTASGYMDVDGKMYGFNAGMKGIKNSEYEGGHRVPFFISYPDGNISGGKDVETLTAHLDVLPTLATLCDIEMPELSIDGSDISTLLLDEDATLNRDYLITDSQRVQAPIKWRKSAVMSNKMRLVNGEELYDIAIDPGQTNDLSSQNPEQVKKMRGYYEEWWSSVSSEFNQFPVIVVGSDNQNPIEITCHDGHVHDSTIPWNQNFIREALKNPIGGEYTIDFEQDGKYKIEISRWPFESGLAINESIVGRPATISTDPISDGKVMNFKSGGVEIGGWKQEKDVLQDAESIAFTGNFTKGKTNLKAWFTNTDNVDWGAFYLRITRE from the coding sequence ATGAACAAAAGGATTATTATAGTATTTGTAGTTTGGTTGGGAGTCATAACAACTAGTTTTTCACAACTAAAAAAGGAAACTAAAATAGAAGGGAAATCAAAACCAAATGTTATCATAGTGATCACCGATGATCAGGGTTATGGTGATTTGGGGAGTACTGGGAATCCAATTGTGAAAACGCCAAATATTGATGCTTTTTATGAGGAGTCGATTCGGTTAACAGACTTCCATGTCGCGCCTACATGTGCACCTTCACGTTCAGGTTTAATGACAGGAAGGTATGCGAATAGAGTAGGTGTGTGGCATACCATTGGAGGTGTTTCAATTCTTAGAGAAAATGAAATAACCATGGCACAGATCTTCCAGGATAATGGTTACGATACAGCTATGTTTGGTAAATGGCATTTAGGAGATACATATCCTGCGAGACCACAAGATAAAGGGTTTAAGTATACTTTAATCCACGGTGGTGGAGGTGTTGGACAAACACCTGATTATTGGGGGAATGATTATTTTGATGATACTTATTTTGAAAATGGAATTCCTAAAACGTTTGAAGGGTATTGTACTGATATTTGGTTTGATGAGGCCATTAAATTTATTGAAAAAAGTAAGGACGCCCCATTCTTTTGTTATATTTCTTTAAATGCACCTCACTTACCATTTAACGTTCCTGAATCTTATTATAACCAATATAAAGACGCTGATATTCCAGAATTTCAAAAGATTTTTTATGGGATGATTACTAATGTAGATGATAATTTTGCTAAACTTCAGAAGACTTTAAAAGATTTAAAAATTAAAGATAATACCATCTTGATATTTATGACAGATAATGGTACAGCCTCAGGTTATATGGATGTCGATGGAAAAATGTATGGATTTAATGCTGGGATGAAGGGGATAAAAAATAGTGAATATGAGGGCGGACATCGTGTACCATTCTTTATATCCTATCCTGATGGAAATATTAGCGGCGGTAAAGATGTCGAAACCCTAACAGCCCATTTAGATGTGTTACCAACATTAGCCACCTTATGTGATATTGAAATGCCAGAATTAAGCATTGATGGTTCTGATATTTCTACTTTACTGTTGGATGAAGATGCCACTTTAAATAGAGATTATTTAATAACCGATTCACAACGTGTACAAGCACCAATTAAATGGAGAAAAAGCGCTGTAATGTCTAATAAAATGAGATTGGTAAATGGCGAGGAATTATACGATATCGCTATAGATCCGGGACAAACAAATGACTTGTCAAGTCAAAATCCGGAACAAGTTAAAAAAATGCGAGGTTATTATGAAGAATGGTGGAGTTCTGTGTCATCAGAATTTAATCAATTTCCTGTTATAGTTGTTGGTTCTGATAATCAAAATCCAATCGAAATTACTTGTCATGATGGACACGTACATGATTCTACCATTCCGTGGAATCAAAATTTTATAAGAGAAGCCTTAAAGAATCCAATTGGAGGTGAGTATACCATAGATTTTGAACAAGACGGAAAGTATAAGATTGAAATTAGCCGTTGGCCTTTTGAATCTGGATTAGCAATAAATGAATCCATTGTAGGAAGACCTGCAACAATTTCTACCGATCCCATTAGTGATGGTAAAGTGATGAATTTTAAATCTGGTGGTGTAGAAATTGGAGGATGGAAACAAGAAAAAGATGTACTTCAGGATGCAGAATCTATAGCTTTTACTGGAAACTTTACTAAAGGCAAAACGAATTTGAAAGCTTGGTTTACAAATACTGATAATGTAGATTGGGGGGCTTTTTATTTAAGAATTACAAGAGAATAA
- a CDS encoding putative glycoside hydrolase family 15 protein, with the protein MKNIFFFLFIFSISAYSQEDYYPKFSWETVPIAFHFGKSDSLMTKEEAKFVTSKSNFIVLEKGHGLPSYKYTETTIEKEAKHLKEINPDMKVIFYWNAFLDYGMYKAHEVYQENPNWWLRKQDGELDFKSKGLQRYDLSNVEVRNWWTNVAKNEIVDGSTDGIFMDAFIQISDPNNINLWGQEKYDSVQQGLNDLIKETREKLGDNKLIVYNGIRSTPKRNVGNVFPDYTDVVMIEHFGHFASDSKESMLTDIQEMEKAGKSGKIVVFKAWPGFAWIDKDFMVKPYSEKIKISEDNITFPLAAFLVGAQEHSYFIYNWGYKMEMGCLEWYPEFDKPLGKPINDMVVNGYELTRIYEHASIWINLETNEAKINWK; encoded by the coding sequence TTGAAAAATATTTTCTTTTTTCTTTTTATCTTTAGTATTTCAGCGTATTCTCAAGAAGACTATTATCCAAAATTTAGTTGGGAAACAGTACCTATTGCTTTTCATTTTGGGAAAAGTGATAGTTTAATGACTAAAGAAGAAGCAAAATTTGTAACATCAAAATCAAATTTCATTGTTTTAGAAAAAGGTCATGGGCTTCCAAGTTATAAATATACAGAAACCACTATTGAAAAGGAAGCAAAGCACTTAAAAGAGATAAATCCAGATATGAAAGTTATTTTCTACTGGAATGCATTTTTAGATTACGGTATGTACAAGGCGCATGAAGTCTATCAAGAAAACCCGAATTGGTGGCTGCGTAAGCAAGATGGTGAATTGGATTTTAAAAGTAAGGGATTACAACGTTATGATTTGTCTAATGTAGAAGTCAGGAATTGGTGGACAAATGTGGCTAAAAACGAAATTGTCGATGGCAGTACAGATGGTATATTTATGGATGCATTTATTCAAATTTCAGATCCAAACAATATTAATTTATGGGGACAAGAAAAATATGATTCGGTACAGCAAGGTTTAAACGATTTAATAAAGGAAACTCGCGAAAAATTGGGCGATAATAAATTAATAGTTTATAACGGGATTCGATCAACTCCAAAGAGAAATGTAGGAAATGTTTTCCCCGATTATACCGATGTTGTAATGATTGAGCATTTCGGGCATTTTGCTAGTGATTCAAAAGAAAGTATGCTAACAGATATACAAGAAATGGAAAAAGCGGGTAAATCTGGTAAGATTGTAGTTTTTAAGGCTTGGCCAGGTTTTGCTTGGATTGATAAGGATTTTATGGTTAAACCGTATTCAGAAAAAATTAAAATTTCAGAAGACAATATTACGTTTCCGTTGGCAGCATTTTTAGTTGGGGCTCAGGAACATTCTTATTTTATTTATAATTGGGGATACAAAATGGAAATGGGGTGCTTAGAATGGTATCCTGAATTTGACAAACCATTGGGCAAACCCATAAATGATATGGTTGTAAATGGATATGAATTAACAAGAATATATGAACACGCTTCAATTTGGATAAACTTAGAAACAAATGAAGCTAAAATTAATTGGAAATAA
- a CDS encoding alpha-L-fucosidase, which translates to MKNVTKFLLLFLTGIILNGTLYSQIKGEKEMDEMWGDDQVKTDALKEGKGKLFDEGNYGMFIHWGLFSNLGGIWEDKTYYGIGEWIMNPRVANIPPKEYMETAKNFNPVDFDAKKIAKLAKDAGMKYIIITSKHHEGFAMFDSKVSDFDIVDATPFARDPMNELADACHELGLGFGFYYSHNQDWTAPGGGNGPSVDENGNETSFKDYFYNKCKPQVKEICSNYGEIDFVWFDTPGDMPKEYVVELADMVRELQPNAMMCSRVGYGMGDYASKGDMEVPTQNIPGLWETADTNNDSWSYAWYDNNFKSPKMILSRLIETVGRGGTYLFNVGPDSKGAIPEIGIEFLEESGTWLKKYPQVVYAAGPSPWGHKLPWGDVTTKDKSLFLSVFDWPTDGKLYLPGLENEIESVVLLKGNTSVPITYTKEKDWLVFNTPYEAPEALISVIEVKLKNKAEDVVVNSPIGVYPNSDTVLLSEFSEVRNAEEKSIKWMEKFGEWKHVNQVSNWEANGTVTWEVNVQNPGYYYLELCYSGEGRLVWKTVTDEGVMVQNQQAATEKYIFYNMGILEFKTPGKHTITVSLVEGDKETSSLKSLALKPIH; encoded by the coding sequence ATGAAAAATGTAACTAAGTTTTTACTTCTTTTTTTAACAGGTATCATATTAAATGGCACGTTGTATTCTCAAATTAAAGGAGAAAAAGAAATGGATGAAATGTGGGGAGATGATCAAGTTAAAACAGATGCTTTAAAAGAAGGAAAGGGTAAATTATTCGATGAAGGAAATTATGGCATGTTTATTCATTGGGGATTGTTTTCAAACTTAGGAGGTATTTGGGAAGATAAAACGTATTACGGCATTGGCGAATGGATTATGAATCCTAGGGTAGCAAATATCCCTCCAAAGGAATATATGGAAACAGCCAAAAATTTCAACCCTGTAGATTTTGATGCTAAAAAAATAGCAAAACTAGCTAAAGATGCAGGAATGAAATACATTATAATTACAAGTAAGCATCATGAAGGTTTCGCCATGTTTGATTCTAAAGTTAGCGATTTTGATATTGTAGATGCCACACCATTTGCTCGTGACCCGATGAATGAATTAGCCGATGCTTGCCATGAATTAGGTTTAGGATTTGGGTTTTATTATTCTCATAATCAAGATTGGACCGCGCCAGGAGGTGGAAATGGACCTAGCGTGGATGAGAATGGAAATGAAACATCTTTTAAAGACTATTTTTATAATAAATGTAAACCACAAGTAAAAGAAATTTGTTCCAATTATGGGGAAATAGATTTCGTGTGGTTTGATACGCCTGGAGATATGCCAAAAGAGTACGTTGTTGAGTTAGCCGATATGGTTCGTGAGTTACAGCCAAATGCTATGATGTGTAGTCGTGTGGGGTACGGTATGGGAGATTATGCTAGTAAAGGAGATATGGAAGTGCCTACACAAAATATTCCGGGTTTATGGGAAACTGCAGATACAAATAATGATTCTTGGTCTTATGCTTGGTATGACAACAATTTTAAAAGTCCAAAAATGATTCTTAGTAGGTTAATAGAAACTGTAGGTAGAGGAGGGACGTATTTGTTTAATGTAGGTCCGGATAGTAAAGGGGCAATTCCAGAAATTGGAATCGAATTTTTAGAGGAGTCTGGCACTTGGTTAAAGAAATATCCTCAAGTCGTATATGCAGCAGGACCTTCACCTTGGGGGCACAAATTGCCATGGGGAGATGTTACGACTAAAGATAAGTCATTATTTCTCTCTGTTTTTGATTGGCCAACTGATGGTAAATTGTATTTGCCAGGATTAGAAAACGAAATAGAATCTGTAGTGTTATTAAAAGGTAATACATCCGTTCCAATAACCTATACAAAAGAAAAAGATTGGCTTGTATTTAATACGCCTTATGAAGCGCCAGAAGCATTAATTTCCGTAATAGAAGTCAAGTTAAAAAACAAAGCAGAAGATGTCGTTGTTAACTCTCCTATAGGTGTTTATCCAAATTCAGATACTGTGTTATTAAGTGAGTTTTCGGAAGTACGTAATGCCGAAGAAAAATCAATTAAATGGATGGAAAAATTTGGGGAATGGAAACATGTAAACCAAGTTAGTAATTGGGAAGCTAATGGTACCGTAACTTGGGAGGTTAATGTACAAAATCCGGGGTATTATTATTTAGAATTATGTTATAGTGGAGAAGGAAGATTGGTATGGAAAACGGTAACAGACGAAGGTGTTATGGTTCAAAATCAGCAAGCAGCGACTGAAAAATATATATTCTATAATATGGGGATTTTAGAATTTAAAACACCTGGTAAACATACTATTACAGTGTCGCTAGTAGAAGGGGATAAAGAAACGTCTAGTTTAAAATCTTTAGCATTAAAACCTATACATTAA
- a CDS encoding family 16 glycoside hydrolase, whose protein sequence is MKSPFLQLFSLILLGQINSIAQNLVQNNSFENGNSHWQSEGANMERHHQSILKVKPPQGVYYAELASDNGYKLFQTLHTEINKMYEVSFYTQARPNVEARESHFIFSVNNTLNTKIKPSLGIWEKYTYVVKANSDTMTIAFEDTYYGAKGIGAMVDWVSVVPRYNDGFISIFDEITLEGWNVYNTKADTDKNYWTVENGTITCNTIGDKNHDAVWLFYEENLDDFELKIKFQIYKSSPGNSGLQLRSAYNPETGNINGPQIDIHPPGPFRTGLLYDESDDYNRWLYPNRPDHKLTPEDANNTSTSFYADESPAWNELHIICNGTHIKSILNGTVVTDFDGSGILDDIIHKAQGVGMSGKIALQVHGQNEILIRFKDIQLKKL, encoded by the coding sequence ATGAAGTCTCCCTTTTTACAGCTCTTTTCACTCATATTATTAGGACAAATAAATAGTATTGCTCAAAATTTGGTTCAAAACAATAGTTTTGAAAACGGAAATTCTCATTGGCAATCAGAGGGTGCTAATATGGAACGTCACCATCAATCCATTTTAAAAGTAAAACCACCGCAAGGCGTTTATTATGCAGAATTAGCTAGTGATAACGGTTATAAATTGTTCCAAACACTACATACCGAAATCAATAAAATGTATGAGGTTTCATTTTACACACAAGCACGACCAAACGTTGAAGCTAGAGAAAGTCATTTTATTTTCAGTGTTAATAACACATTAAATACTAAAATAAAGCCTTCGTTAGGGATTTGGGAAAAGTATACCTACGTTGTTAAAGCAAATAGTGATACAATGACTATTGCTTTTGAAGACACCTACTATGGCGCAAAAGGTATTGGAGCTATGGTGGATTGGGTTTCTGTAGTTCCGAGATACAACGACGGGTTTATCTCCATTTTTGACGAAATAACTTTAGAGGGGTGGAACGTTTATAATACCAAAGCAGACACCGATAAAAACTATTGGACTGTTGAAAATGGCACCATTACCTGTAATACTATAGGCGATAAAAATCACGACGCGGTGTGGTTATTTTACGAGGAAAATCTAGATGATTTTGAACTTAAAATTAAATTCCAAATCTATAAAAGTAGTCCAGGAAATAGTGGCCTGCAACTAAGAAGTGCTTACAACCCAGAAACAGGAAATATTAACGGCCCCCAAATAGACATACACCCACCCGGTCCATTCCGAACAGGTTTGTTATATGACGAATCCGATGATTATAACCGATGGCTTTATCCTAATAGGCCCGATCATAAACTAACACCTGAAGACGCGAACAATACATCTACATCTTTTTATGCCGATGAATCTCCCGCATGGAATGAATTACATATTATTTGTAATGGTACGCATATAAAATCCATTCTTAATGGTACAGTTGTTACAGATTTTGATGGTTCTGGCATTTTAGACGATATCATCCATAAAGCGCAAGGTGTTGGTATGTCTGGTAAAATTGCACTACAGGTGCATGGCCAAAATGAAATACTTATCAGATTTAAAGATATTCAACTTAAAAAACTATAA